A stretch of the Streptomyces sp. NBC_00078 genome encodes the following:
- a CDS encoding ATP-binding protein has product MARRPLPRILSTGSAQIARSRDLARTAADSATDVLHPLITLTRGLRRLAAAGRRRWADTPKDRRGPLLFLVASVVLVVALVPYGPLLAAVTLMAAAAWQGREGRKPSKPEGPDESQTERLKSLYEALVPYFSLAGDPSPLYAHGGEWEKAFPAYEFDGSGRVTHLVIRYPAYFTDGEADSRTRIEQLLHAKSGRGREYHFTWDEEGNRLTVTVLSPLPTDIAAQRFVTTPGETVLGFTDPTQVRRTLPLSYGEEQRDVPPVVWRTGVRSTEPHLLIMGQPGSGTSTLLRSIALQALQHGDVVIIEGGPGEYACLTGRDGVLAIECGLAGALAALEWAAHETERRLIAANRARQAGHPPPEDTKRPLWLLLDRPSAFAHLAAADGRQDPQSLLQVPLRHGRAANVTVVVADQLDNADALSDAVRQHTRARVVLGPATADQLAGALGALPATTPAADVPPGRGYARLGAGPVHRLQVPSTPDPYDDATSDTDRKAVLALLPPRTTPADAEPVEATPAETKAAAAKALEAEAVEEEQAEAEPVPADAVVAEAP; this is encoded by the coding sequence GTGGCTCGGCGCCCCCTCCCCCGCATCCTGAGCACAGGCAGCGCACAGATCGCCAGAAGCCGGGATCTGGCCCGGACGGCGGCCGACAGCGCCACCGACGTCCTCCATCCGCTGATCACGCTCACCCGCGGACTGCGCCGGCTGGCTGCGGCCGGGCGGCGCAGATGGGCCGACACTCCCAAGGACAGACGCGGGCCGCTGCTGTTCCTGGTGGCCTCGGTGGTCCTGGTCGTGGCGCTGGTGCCGTACGGACCGCTGCTCGCCGCCGTCACCCTGATGGCGGCGGCAGCCTGGCAGGGCCGGGAGGGTCGCAAGCCGTCGAAGCCCGAAGGGCCCGACGAGTCCCAGACCGAGCGCCTGAAATCGCTGTACGAGGCCCTGGTCCCGTACTTCTCACTCGCGGGGGACCCCTCCCCCCTCTACGCCCACGGCGGCGAGTGGGAGAAGGCGTTCCCCGCGTACGAGTTCGACGGATCGGGCCGTGTCACCCACCTCGTGATCCGCTACCCGGCCTACTTCACGGACGGCGAGGCCGACTCCCGCACCCGGATCGAGCAGCTGCTGCACGCCAAGTCGGGCCGCGGCCGCGAATACCACTTCACCTGGGACGAGGAGGGCAACCGGCTCACCGTCACCGTCCTGTCCCCACTGCCCACCGACATCGCCGCCCAGCGATTCGTCACAACGCCGGGCGAGACGGTCCTCGGCTTCACCGACCCCACCCAGGTCCGGCGCACCCTTCCGCTGAGCTACGGCGAGGAACAGCGCGACGTCCCGCCGGTCGTCTGGCGCACCGGCGTCCGCTCCACCGAGCCGCACCTTCTGATCATGGGCCAGCCGGGCAGCGGCACCTCGACCCTGTTGCGCTCCATCGCCCTCCAGGCGCTGCAGCACGGCGACGTGGTGATCATCGAGGGCGGCCCCGGCGAGTACGCGTGCCTGACCGGCCGGGACGGCGTCCTGGCGATCGAGTGCGGGCTGGCCGGGGCGCTGGCGGCCCTGGAGTGGGCCGCCCACGAGACGGAGCGGCGCCTGATCGCCGCGAACCGCGCCCGCCAGGCCGGCCACCCGCCACCGGAGGACACCAAACGCCCCCTGTGGCTCCTCCTCGACCGCCCGAGCGCCTTCGCCCACCTGGCGGCCGCGGACGGCCGACAGGACCCGCAGTCCCTGCTCCAGGTCCCCCTCCGGCACGGCCGCGCGGCGAACGTGACGGTGGTGGTGGCCGACCAGCTGGACAACGCCGACGCGCTGAGCGATGCCGTACGACAGCACACACGCGCGCGTGTCGTTCTGGGTCCCGCCACGGCCGACCAGCTGGCAGGGGCCCTGGGCGCCCTCCCGGCCACGACGCCGGCCGCCGACGTGCCGCCCGGCCGCGGGTACGCCCGCCTGGGCGCGGGACCGGTGCACCGGCTTCAGGTTCCGTCAACCCCCGACCCGTACGACGACGCGACCAGCGACACGGACAGGAAGGCCGTGCTCGCACTGCTGCCGCCACGCACCACCCCGGCGGACGCGGAACCGGTCGAGGCGACGCCTGCCGAGACGAAGGCTGCCGCGGCGAAGGCTCTCGAAGCGGAGGCTGTCGAGGAGGAGCAGGCCGAGGCGGAACCGGTACCGGCGGACGCCGTGGTGGCGGAGGCACCGTAG
- a CDS encoding glycosyltransferase family 1 protein, with product MRVVIVTESFPPDVNGVAHCALQTARHLVDRGHSPLVVAPASTALIGRAGTGPDAQAPCPVVRVPSLPLPGYPQVRVALPSRRLAAAVVEHRADVVHLASPFVLGVRGMAVAARFGVPAVAVYQTDLAGYARTYMGAGEAAAWRRIRSVHSAADLTLAPSSASMHDLETHDVPRVKLWQRGVDTVRFRPDLRDEALRRELAPNGEVIVGYVGRLAPEKHIELLAGVCGLEGVKVVVVGDGPSQPALAEALPGAVFLGRRTGDELARIYASLDVFAHTGPFETFCQTVQEAMASGVSVVAPAAGGPLDLVANGHTGLLVAPHDADAVRDAVRSLAADPARRAAFGVTARATVEGRTWAAVGDQLIGHYADVLAARKKTAVAA from the coding sequence ATGCGTGTCGTCATCGTGACCGAATCCTTTCCCCCCGACGTGAACGGCGTGGCCCACTGCGCGCTCCAGACCGCCCGGCACCTCGTAGATCGCGGTCACTCTCCGCTCGTTGTCGCCCCGGCCAGCACCGCCCTCATCGGGCGGGCCGGTACCGGGCCCGATGCTCAGGCGCCGTGCCCCGTCGTCCGAGTCCCCTCCCTGCCGCTCCCGGGCTACCCCCAGGTCCGGGTCGCCCTGCCCAGCCGCCGCCTCGCCGCGGCCGTCGTCGAGCACCGGGCCGACGTCGTCCACCTGGCCAGCCCCTTCGTCCTCGGCGTCCGCGGCATGGCGGTCGCCGCCCGCTTCGGCGTCCCGGCCGTGGCCGTCTACCAGACCGATCTGGCCGGATACGCCCGCACCTACATGGGCGCAGGCGAGGCCGCGGCCTGGCGGCGCATCCGTTCCGTCCACTCCGCCGCCGACCTCACCCTCGCCCCCTCCAGCGCCTCGATGCACGACCTGGAGACCCACGACGTGCCGCGGGTCAAGCTGTGGCAGCGCGGCGTGGACACCGTCCGTTTCCGCCCCGACCTGCGCGACGAGGCCCTGCGCCGCGAACTCGCCCCGAACGGCGAGGTGATCGTCGGCTACGTCGGCCGGCTCGCCCCCGAGAAGCACATAGAGCTCCTGGCCGGCGTGTGCGGCCTCGAAGGAGTGAAGGTCGTCGTCGTGGGCGACGGTCCGAGCCAGCCGGCCCTTGCGGAGGCACTGCCGGGGGCGGTCTTCCTCGGCCGCCGTACCGGCGACGAGCTCGCCCGGATCTACGCCTCGCTGGACGTCTTCGCGCACACCGGTCCCTTCGAGACCTTCTGCCAGACCGTGCAGGAGGCCATGGCGAGCGGCGTCTCCGTCGTCGCCCCGGCCGCCGGCGGGCCCCTCGACCTGGTCGCCAACGGGCACACCGGGCTGCTGGTGGCGCCCCACGATGCCGACGCCGTACGGGACGCCGTGCGGTCCCTGGCCGCCGACCCGGCACGGCGGGCCGCCTTCGGCGTCACCGCACGCGCCACGGTCGAGGGCCGCACCTGGGCGGCCGTGGGTGATCAGCTGATCGGCCACTACGCGGATGTGCTCGCCGCGCGGAAGAAGACGGCGGTGGCGGCATGA
- a CDS encoding biotin-dependent carboxyltransferase family protein → MTDRALVVVRAGALTTVQDRGRPGYAHLGVPRSGALDGPATRLVNRLVGNPLEAAVLETTVNGCAVRPRSSVTVAVGGAPCPVTLDGRPVAWGAPVRVPSGALLDVGTVVSGVRSYVAVSGGIAVDPVLGSRSTDLLSGLGPARLADGMVLPLGTPDGTHARVDVAPQPAPPTELVLRVTLGPRDDWFTPEAVRTFTSGTYRVSSASNRIGLRTEGPALERALPGELPSEGMVLGAVQVPPEGGPVVFLADHPTTGGYPVIGVVCAQDLAAAAQAPPGTPARFVRTRSRLRPERGAGNRATSRNGPAPAHRP, encoded by the coding sequence ATGACCGACCGGGCGCTCGTCGTCGTACGGGCCGGAGCGCTCACCACCGTCCAGGACCGCGGACGCCCCGGGTACGCGCATCTCGGTGTACCCCGCTCCGGAGCGCTCGACGGCCCCGCGACGCGGCTCGTCAACCGGCTGGTCGGCAACCCGCTTGAGGCCGCCGTCCTGGAGACCACGGTCAACGGCTGTGCCGTACGGCCGCGGTCCTCCGTGACGGTGGCCGTCGGGGGCGCCCCTTGTCCGGTCACCCTGGACGGCCGGCCGGTCGCCTGGGGAGCACCGGTGCGCGTGCCCTCCGGTGCGCTCCTGGACGTGGGAACGGTCGTCTCCGGAGTGCGCAGCTACGTGGCCGTCTCGGGTGGCATCGCTGTCGACCCGGTGCTCGGCAGCCGCTCCACGGACCTGCTGTCCGGCCTGGGCCCGGCACGCCTCGCGGACGGCATGGTGCTGCCCCTGGGGACGCCCGATGGCACCCACGCGCGTGTGGATGTCGCCCCCCAGCCGGCACCCCCGACCGAACTCGTCCTGCGGGTGACTCTCGGTCCACGCGACGACTGGTTCACACCGGAGGCAGTACGCACCTTCACGTCCGGCACCTATCGGGTCTCCTCCGCCAGCAACCGGATCGGTCTCCGCACGGAGGGCCCCGCCCTCGAGCGAGCCCTGCCGGGCGAACTCCCCAGCGAGGGCATGGTGCTCGGTGCGGTCCAGGTGCCTCCGGAGGGCGGACCGGTCGTCTTCCTGGCCGACCACCCGACCACCGGGGGCTATCCGGTGATCGGCGTCGTCTGCGCCCAGGACCTCGCAGCAGCGGCCCAGGCCCCACCGGGCACCCCGGCCCGCTTCGTCAGGACACGCAGCCGCCTGCGCCCCGAAAGGGGCGCGGGGAACCGCGCGACCAGCCGCAACGGACCGGCACCGGCCCACCGGCCGTAA
- a CDS encoding glycerophosphodiester phosphodiesterase, with amino-acid sequence MTTRIRHPYLDHPGPIAFAHRGGAADGLENTVLQFRRAVATGYRYIETDVHTTADGKLVAFHDSTLDRVTDGAGRIGDLPWRDVSRARVAGKEPVPLFEELLETLPEVRWNVDLKAEASLHPFLDLIERTHAWDRICVGSFSEARVLRAQRLAGPRLATSYGTRGVLNLRLRSWGVPAALRASAVAAQVPESQSGIQVVDHRFVRAAHARGLQVHVWTINEPDRMHRLLDLGVDGIMTDHIDTLRKVMEERGVWA; translated from the coding sequence GTGACCACGCGGATACGCCACCCCTATCTCGACCATCCCGGCCCGATCGCCTTCGCCCACCGGGGCGGGGCCGCGGACGGCCTGGAGAACACCGTGCTGCAGTTCCGGCGGGCGGTGGCAACGGGCTACCGCTACATCGAGACCGACGTCCACACGACGGCGGACGGCAAACTGGTCGCCTTCCACGACTCGACACTGGACCGGGTCACGGACGGCGCGGGGCGGATAGGCGATCTGCCGTGGCGGGACGTCAGCCGCGCGCGCGTGGCGGGCAAGGAGCCGGTGCCGCTGTTCGAAGAGCTGCTGGAGACCCTTCCCGAGGTGCGCTGGAACGTGGACCTCAAGGCGGAGGCCTCGCTGCACCCCTTCCTGGACCTGATCGAGCGCACGCACGCGTGGGACAGGATCTGCGTCGGCTCTTTCTCCGAGGCCCGCGTGCTGCGCGCCCAGCGGCTGGCCGGGCCGCGCCTGGCCACGTCGTACGGCACCCGGGGCGTCCTCAACCTCCGGCTGCGCTCCTGGGGCGTCCCTGCGGCGCTGCGCGCATCCGCGGTCGCGGCGCAGGTGCCCGAGTCCCAGTCCGGCATCCAGGTCGTCGACCACCGCTTCGTCCGCGCCGCCCACGCGCGCGGGCTGCAGGTGCACGTGTGGACCATCAACGAACCCGATCGCATGCACCGGCTCCTGGACCTGGGAGTGGATGGCATCATGACCGATCACATCGACACGTTGCGCAAGGTCATGGAAGAACGCGGCGTCTGGGCCTGA
- a CDS encoding HEAT repeat domain-containing protein encodes MFDPVIAPSGTLLGLLQRGRGDGTLHALTAPRSEALAALNHCVLRDPRHDWQVENRSLYYARLYLDLNGELDEIEAHLFDVEDVFDTEESRTGLALAVLGHLASYGRLDALELLRRYAASGSNWAWALDELALRDDDAGLRALAAPVLARFAADAQGEAELAAVVRDSFEPRPWRLWAEDPRESISTRVRAAQETGCFDRWQRQMRPSGPRPGWSVQAVFEWAQQGIERGAALHVPAARCLTAVAGPEDRPEIVQAAKDGTDGARCTALRYLADSNDRDALDLIEVAVVTGSAAVAEAAVDAFERMRNVAAVDRARGWAHRPDPLGAAAGRMLACRGGMEDKDLVLGALREAVRGEGPDAPTLWTLVDGTGRLGIACAAPVLRHIYRETASSHLRGRAARALAATDPSFPAGFAVECLWDCEETTREIAARHAETGDARVVEQLRRLAADPAEEAEVQTAVRSRIAPEGPAV; translated from the coding sequence ATGTTCGATCCGGTCATAGCGCCCAGCGGAACCCTGCTCGGCCTCCTCCAGAGGGGCCGTGGCGACGGCACGCTGCACGCACTCACCGCACCGCGCTCCGAGGCGCTCGCGGCTCTGAACCACTGCGTGCTGCGTGATCCCCGCCACGACTGGCAGGTGGAGAACCGCTCCCTCTACTACGCCCGTCTCTACCTCGACCTGAACGGCGAGCTGGACGAGATCGAGGCGCACCTCTTCGACGTCGAGGACGTCTTCGACACCGAGGAGTCCCGCACCGGGCTTGCGCTGGCCGTCCTCGGCCACCTCGCCTCGTACGGCAGGCTGGACGCGCTCGAACTGCTGCGCCGTTACGCCGCCTCCGGCTCCAACTGGGCCTGGGCCCTGGACGAGCTGGCGCTGCGGGACGACGACGCCGGCCTGCGGGCCCTCGCGGCGCCCGTGCTGGCCCGCTTCGCCGCCGATGCCCAGGGCGAGGCCGAACTGGCAGCCGTGGTCCGCGACTCCTTCGAGCCCCGGCCGTGGCGGCTGTGGGCCGAGGATCCGCGTGAATCGATCTCCACGCGGGTGCGTGCCGCCCAGGAGACCGGCTGTTTCGACCGCTGGCAGCGGCAGATGCGACCATCCGGGCCCCGTCCGGGGTGGAGCGTGCAGGCCGTGTTCGAATGGGCCCAGCAGGGCATCGAACGTGGCGCCGCGCTGCACGTCCCGGCCGCCCGCTGCCTCACCGCCGTCGCAGGCCCCGAGGACCGGCCCGAGATCGTGCAGGCCGCCAAGGACGGCACCGACGGAGCCCGCTGTACAGCGCTTCGCTATCTGGCCGACAGCAATGATCGGGACGCCCTCGACCTGATCGAGGTCGCCGTGGTCACCGGCTCGGCGGCCGTCGCGGAGGCCGCCGTCGACGCCTTCGAACGGATGCGCAATGTCGCCGCCGTCGACCGGGCCCGCGGCTGGGCCCACCGGCCCGACCCCCTCGGCGCCGCCGCCGGCCGCATGCTCGCATGCCGGGGCGGCATGGAGGACAAGGACCTGGTCCTCGGCGCGCTGCGCGAAGCCGTACGGGGCGAGGGGCCGGACGCCCCGACCCTGTGGACCCTCGTGGACGGCACCGGCCGGCTGGGCATCGCCTGCGCCGCCCCCGTGCTCCGCCACATCTACCGCGAGACCGCCTCCTCCCATCTCCGCGGCCGGGCGGCCCGCGCCCTCGCGGCCACCGATCCCTCCTTCCCCGCCGGCTTCGCCGTCGAGTGCCTCTGGGACTGCGAGGAGACCACCCGCGAAATCGCCGCCCGGCATGCCGAAACCGGTGACGCCCGGGTCGTCGAGCAGCTCCGTCGGCTCGCCGCCGATCCGGCCGAGGAAGCCGAAGTGCAGACGGCCGTACGAAGCCGCATCGCACCCGAGGGACCCGCTGTCTGA
- a CDS encoding SGNH/GDSL hydrolase family protein codes for MRPVRFVALGDSLTEGVGDPVADGWRGWAALLAGGLAMESVEFTNLAVSGAQTREVLELQTPAGLALKPDVASVVIGVNDTLRCTFDIHAVAERLDKVYAAFTGQGATLLTACLPDPGSMLGLPGSLARPLARRQRAVNRVVHALSERYGAVHLHAAEEDWITDRAMWSADRLHPGERGHRQLAARFHSLLAEEDRATGTAPSSEPEYPVPTRSASMVWLATAGTAWLARRCTDLLPQLLRLAADEMRHRVRGTSARLDLRAAAAVSAALAAVSVEQPDVA; via the coding sequence ATGAGACCGGTACGTTTCGTGGCCCTCGGGGACTCGCTGACCGAGGGCGTCGGCGATCCCGTCGCAGACGGGTGGCGCGGCTGGGCCGCGCTGCTCGCCGGCGGGCTGGCCATGGAGTCCGTCGAGTTCACCAACCTCGCGGTGAGCGGGGCGCAGACCCGTGAAGTGCTGGAACTGCAGACGCCGGCCGGCCTCGCGCTGAAGCCGGACGTCGCGTCCGTGGTGATCGGCGTCAACGACACCCTGCGGTGCACGTTCGACATCCATGCCGTCGCCGAACGGCTCGACAAGGTGTATGCCGCCTTCACCGGGCAGGGCGCGACCCTGCTCACGGCCTGTCTGCCCGACCCGGGCTCGATGCTCGGCCTGCCGGGTTCACTGGCCCGTCCGCTGGCCCGGCGGCAGCGGGCGGTCAACCGGGTGGTCCACGCGCTGTCCGAACGCTACGGGGCCGTCCATCTGCACGCGGCCGAGGAGGACTGGATCACGGACCGTGCGATGTGGAGCGCGGACCGGCTGCACCCGGGCGAGCGGGGACACCGGCAGCTGGCGGCGCGCTTCCACTCGCTGCTGGCGGAAGAGGACCGTGCCACGGGCACCGCGCCCTCGTCCGAGCCGGAGTACCCCGTGCCCACCAGGTCGGCGAGCATGGTGTGGCTGGCCACGGCGGGCACCGCGTGGTTGGCCCGGCGGTGCACCGACCTGCTGCCGCAGCTCCTGCGTCTCGCCGCCGACGAGATGCGGCACCGGGTGCGGGGGACCAGCGCGCGGCTGGATCTGCGGGCCGCTGCCGCAGTCTCCGCGGCCTTGGCCGCGGTGTCGGTCGAACAGCCGGACGTGGCGTGA
- a CDS encoding glycosyltransferase yields MSSLRIVRLANFVAPSSGGLRTALRELGKGFKAAGHEPVLIVPGERADDRDTEQGRVITLPGPLLPGTGGYRVLTDKRRVARLLEELAPDRLEVSDRTTLRWTGKWARRARVPAVMVSHETADGVLRTWGLPEGAARRAADALNVRTAHTYARVVCTTEFAEREFVRIGARNVVRAPLGVDLVERRPALHDPGLRARYARVDESLLVTCTRLSVEKRPGTALDALEALLRRGRRAVLVVAGDGPLRPRLAQRARERGLPVTFLGHVSDRGELGSLQASADVCLAPGPAETFGLAALEAMACGTPVVVSTSSALPEVIGSAGAVAADHGDAFADAVDMLLELPERERRETARARAECFSWNTAVDAFLAAHDATVPVRRFVPGGVA; encoded by the coding sequence ATGAGTTCTCTGCGGATCGTGCGCCTCGCGAACTTCGTCGCCCCCTCCTCCGGCGGTCTGCGCACCGCCCTGCGGGAGCTGGGCAAGGGCTTCAAGGCGGCCGGACATGAGCCGGTGCTCATCGTCCCCGGTGAGCGCGCCGACGACCGCGACACCGAGCAGGGGCGTGTCATCACCCTGCCTGGGCCGCTGCTGCCCGGCACGGGCGGGTACCGGGTGCTCACCGACAAACGGCGCGTGGCCCGGCTCCTGGAGGAGCTGGCGCCCGACCGCCTGGAGGTCTCCGACCGTACGACCCTCAGGTGGACCGGAAAGTGGGCGCGGCGCGCCCGTGTGCCCGCCGTGATGGTCTCCCACGAGACCGCCGACGGCGTCCTGCGCACCTGGGGCCTGCCGGAGGGGGCGGCCCGGCGCGCCGCCGACGCCCTCAACGTCCGTACGGCACACACGTACGCGCGCGTGGTGTGCACCACCGAGTTCGCCGAGCGCGAGTTCGTGCGGATCGGCGCCCGCAACGTCGTACGCGCCCCGCTGGGCGTCGACCTGGTCGAGCGGCGTCCCGCGCTGCACGACCCGGGGCTTCGCGCACGGTACGCGCGCGTGGACGAGTCGCTGCTCGTCACCTGCACGCGGTTGTCCGTGGAGAAGCGGCCCGGCACGGCGCTGGACGCCTTGGAGGCGCTGCTGCGACGGGGCCGGCGGGCGGTGCTGGTGGTGGCCGGGGACGGGCCGCTGCGCCCGCGGCTCGCACAGCGGGCGCGTGAGCGCGGGTTGCCCGTCACCTTCCTCGGACATGTCTCCGACCGCGGCGAGCTTGGCTCGCTCCAGGCCTCCGCCGACGTGTGCCTGGCGCCCGGGCCCGCCGAGACGTTCGGACTGGCCGCGCTGGAGGCGATGGCCTGCGGTACGCCCGTGGTGGTGAGCACGTCGTCCGCGCTGCCCGAGGTGATCGGATCCGCCGGCGCCGTCGCGGCGGACCACGGGGACGCGTTCGCGGACGCCGTCGACATGCTGCTCGAACTCCCCGAGCGGGAGCGGCGCGAGACGGCACGCGCGCGTGCGGAGTGTTTCAGCTGGAACACGGCCGTGGACGCATTCCTCGCCGCGCACGACGCGACGGTACCGGTGCGTCGTTTCGTGCCCGGGGGCGTGGCATGA
- a CDS encoding PLP-dependent aminotransferase family protein translates to MAQWTSAMGAAQLARLLSSQQNRPAGPGTRRPPAYRALADGIRLLVLEGRVPVAARLPAERELALALAVSRTTVAAAYEALRTEGFLESRRGAGSWTAVPAGNPLPARGLEPLPPEALGSMIDLGCAALPAPEPWLTRAVQGALEELPPYAHTHGDYPAGLPALRSMIADRYTARGIPTMPEQIMVTTGAMGAIDAICHLFAGRGERIAVESPSYANILQLMREAGARLVPVAMAEGLTGWDLDRWRQVLRDAAPRIAYIVADFHNPTGALAGDDQRRQLVEASRSAGTVLIADETMSALWLDDDLDEATMPRPVCAFDPAGSTVITVGSASKAFWAGMRIGWVRAAPDVIRSLVAARAYADLGTPVLEQLAVNWLFSTGGWEQAVEIRREQARENRDALVAAVRRELPDWEFEVPRGGLTLWVRTGGLSGSRLAEVGERVGLRVPSGPRFGVDGAFEGYVRLPFTVGGAVADEAAVRLAAAARLVENGASGGGEPPRTFVA, encoded by the coding sequence ATGGCGCAGTGGACCTCAGCGATGGGTGCGGCGCAGCTCGCCCGGCTGCTCAGTTCCCAGCAGAACCGCCCGGCGGGCCCCGGCACGCGCCGCCCGCCCGCTTACCGCGCGCTGGCCGACGGTATCCGGCTGCTGGTGCTGGAAGGCCGTGTCCCGGTGGCCGCCCGGCTGCCCGCCGAGCGTGAACTGGCCCTGGCCCTGGCCGTCAGCCGTACGACGGTCGCGGCGGCCTACGAGGCGCTGCGTACCGAGGGATTCCTGGAGTCCCGGCGCGGTGCCGGCAGCTGGACGGCCGTACCGGCCGGTAATCCGCTCCCCGCGCGCGGCCTGGAGCCCCTTCCGCCGGAAGCCCTGGGGTCGATGATCGACCTGGGCTGTGCGGCACTTCCCGCGCCCGAGCCATGGCTGACCCGCGCCGTCCAGGGCGCCCTGGAGGAACTGCCCCCGTACGCCCACACTCACGGGGACTATCCGGCCGGGCTGCCCGCGCTGCGCTCGATGATCGCCGACCGGTACACCGCGCGCGGAATCCCGACGATGCCCGAGCAGATCATGGTGACCACGGGGGCCATGGGCGCGATCGACGCGATCTGTCACCTGTTCGCGGGCCGCGGCGAGCGCATCGCCGTCGAGTCGCCGTCGTACGCCAACATCCTCCAGCTGATGCGGGAGGCGGGGGCGCGGCTGGTGCCGGTGGCGATGGCCGAGGGACTGACCGGCTGGGACCTGGACCGATGGCGGCAGGTGCTGCGGGACGCCGCGCCCCGGATCGCGTACATCGTCGCCGACTTCCACAACCCGACCGGTGCGCTCGCCGGCGACGACCAGCGACGGCAACTCGTGGAGGCGTCCCGCTCGGCGGGGACGGTGCTGATCGCCGACGAGACGATGAGCGCGCTGTGGCTGGACGACGACCTCGACGAGGCAACGATGCCGCGGCCGGTGTGCGCCTTCGACCCCGCCGGGTCCACGGTGATCACCGTCGGATCGGCCAGCAAGGCCTTCTGGGCGGGCATGCGCATCGGCTGGGTCCGCGCGGCACCGGATGTTATCCGCAGCCTGGTCGCCGCGCGCGCGTACGCCGATCTGGGCACCCCGGTGCTGGAGCAGCTTGCCGTGAACTGGCTGTTCAGCACGGGCGGCTGGGAGCAGGCCGTGGAAATCCGGCGCGAGCAGGCCCGGGAGAACCGGGACGCGCTGGTCGCCGCGGTACGGCGGGAACTGCCCGACTGGGAGTTCGAGGTGCCCAGGGGCGGGCTCACGCTGTGGGTGCGCACCGGAGGGCTGTCGGGTTCCCGTCTCGCCGAGGTGGGGGAGCGGGTCGGACTGCGCGTGCCGTCGGGGCCGCGCTTCGGGGTCGACGGCGCCTTCGAGGGCTATGTGCGACTGCCGTTCACCGTGGGGGGCGCGGTGGCGGATGAGGCGGCGGTACGGCTGGCCGCGGCGGCGCGGCTGGTGGAGAACGGCGCGTCGGGTGGCGGCGAACCGCCGCGGACCTTCGTGGCGTAG
- a CDS encoding ankyrin repeat domain-containing protein produces MAEAPDPEVVELATKIFDLARQGQTEALVAYVDAGVPAGLTNDRGDSLVMLAAYHGHAEAVRALLARGAEAGRVNDRGQTPLAGAVFKGEAEVIRVLLEGGADPSEGTPSAVDTARMFGKTELLELFGAH; encoded by the coding sequence ATGGCTGAAGCCCCCGACCCCGAGGTCGTGGAGCTGGCGACCAAGATCTTTGATCTGGCCCGGCAGGGACAGACCGAGGCGCTTGTGGCGTACGTGGATGCGGGTGTTCCGGCCGGCCTCACCAACGACCGGGGCGACTCGCTCGTGATGCTCGCCGCCTACCACGGGCACGCCGAGGCGGTGCGCGCCCTGCTCGCCCGTGGCGCGGAGGCCGGCCGGGTCAACGACCGGGGCCAGACCCCGCTCGCCGGGGCCGTCTTCAAGGGTGAGGCGGAAGTGATCAGAGTGCTTCTGGAGGGGGGCGCCGACCCCTCCGAGGGGACTCCGTCGGCCGTCGACACCGCACGGATGTTCGGCAAGACGGAACTGCTCGAGTTGTTCGGCGCACACTGA
- a CDS encoding YitT family protein — MSTQSRLGRRLIQLYTGLALYGASSALLVEAGLGLEPWNVLHQGLAELTGLTIGVESIIVGSAVLLLWIPLRQRPGLGTVSNVFVVGLAMDGTLALVPNVHSLAVRIPLLVAGILLNGVATGLYISARFGPGPRDGLMTGLHRHTGRSIRLMRTAIEVAVVATGFALGGTVGIGTVLYAVSIGPLAQFFLRMFDVPPASDSSTVVAEGQPQDAILRP, encoded by the coding sequence TTGTCCACGCAGAGCCGTCTCGGGCGACGGTTGATCCAGCTCTACACCGGCCTCGCGCTGTACGGCGCGAGCTCCGCGCTCCTCGTCGAGGCGGGCCTGGGCCTCGAGCCCTGGAACGTGCTGCACCAGGGTCTGGCCGAGCTCACCGGCCTGACGATCGGCGTCGAGTCGATCATCGTGGGCTCGGCGGTGCTGCTCCTGTGGATCCCCCTGCGTCAGCGCCCGGGTCTCGGCACGGTCTCCAACGTCTTCGTCGTCGGCCTCGCCATGGACGGCACCCTCGCCCTGGTGCCCAACGTGCACTCCCTGGCCGTCCGTATCCCGCTCCTGGTTGCCGGGATCCTGCTCAACGGCGTGGCGACCGGCCTCTACATCTCCGCACGCTTCGGCCCCGGCCCGCGCGACGGCCTGATGACCGGCCTGCACCGGCACACCGGCCGCTCGATCCGGCTGATGCGTACGGCGATCGAGGTGGCCGTCGTCGCGACCGGCTTCGCGCTCGGCGGCACCGTCGGCATCGGCACCGTCCTGTACGCGGTGTCGATCGGCCCGCTCGCCCAGTTCTTCCTGCGGATGTTCGACGTCCCGCCGGCATCCGACAGCAGCACAGTCGTTGCCGAAGGGCAACCGCAGGACGCGATACTGCGTCCGTGA